Part of the Vigna angularis cultivar LongXiaoDou No.4 chromosome 1, ASM1680809v1, whole genome shotgun sequence genome, aacataatttaaattgaattatcaCCTCTCAAATTATTTCAAACACCTGTATTTGCTCATAAAAGCTAGTCCTTAAAATCCTTAAATTTATGGACcaactcaaataattaaataataattatattttaaaaattaaaaggtaatttattttattaaaatatttacatatattataatttatatttcaaattattatatttaaaattaaaataatttaaattttaaaagtctattctttattttaaattatattttagtttttctaatgtaggtgaaaatagtaaaaatcaCCATCTACTTTAAAATCAGATATGGTTTGCtgcttttaatttatattttctcgctgatatgttttcaaaatatatttatatgtattgatttcaatattttaaattatattaagttttttaatatattttgaaggtCTAAAGGGACAATACCAAATTAGGTTTTGTTCTTATCGATAATTAGGTCTAAATTGAAAGAGTAGTGTATTCGCGGTCTTTTGCGGCAgttgtgattcttttttatattgagTACACATTCACTATTGCGCATTACATTTGAAGTCAAGCTTTCAGAGCAAATATAAACTACGGGGAGAATGAAAACATCATCAAAAAAAGCTAATAAAGCAAGACCATTCTTCCAAATTCGTTTAGCACCTCTTAGCCTTCTTCATCACTGTCATTTATAGACAACTCCTGATGTGTGAAATGGTAAAAGAGAAGTATAACTTTGTTTAGATGCACAACTATAGGTCTCGACCAAACTACAGAAAGTTAGAGCATTGAAAATGCTGAATCAGGTAACCAAAccatataaaatttctttttaaaacaagaTGTTTTAAAGTCTATATAAAACAGAGTATGATTGAAAtgtgatgaaaagaaaaataaaaacactatgCAATGGAATATAAAACGGGTGGCCTCAACTTTTAAACTCCAGGATAAATGTTTTTTGAGAATTACAGACTCTGTCAATGCATTTCATTGTTAATCGAACACATTAAACTAAAAGAAACAAGAACCAACACGTGAACTTTTAACCCAAAAATGTTTTTCCTTTCAAAACTAGAGAGCTAAGCCACACAACAGGGCAGAAGAAACAACAgcataaaaaacaaatcaaacaaaattgaaacagaAACATTTAAAATGGATTAAAACTTGTTTTAGATACAAGTTAATTGCAAAAAATTAGGAGTTTGGCACCAACGGGTAATAGTTACATTATGCATTAGGGTTGTCAAACACAGTCTGCACTAAAGAACTAAGGGAAAGACCAAAGCAAACTCTCACATGCATTATTAATGAGTGTGTTTACATGATCAAAACATtaatcaacaattatatatatatatatatatatatatatatatatatatatatatatatatatatgtatgtgtatgtatatatatgtatgtatgtgtatgtatatatatgtatgtatatatatatatatgtatgtattccTCAATCATAAAGCCATAATCTACAGAAAACAAAGTAATCCTCCTCAAATAGTTCAAAACTAAAGTAGACACATTGCCggaaattattatataatttaacaatGACAAGAATTCACAATAGCTCAGCATCATGTTATGCATCTGGTACAAACATAAAAGTAACAACATCTAAATTCTACAACACTCAGGAAAAAAGATGCATCTATAAGACTAATGACCCTTAACCTTATCATCTGCCACAACATTGAGAATGGGCAAGCTACTGAGGAACTCATCAAGGCCTTCAAAAAACCCAATCCCTTCAATATTATCCTCAGCATGTCCAGCAGCATTCCCTTCACGATCGCGCACTCCACGGGAAGGCTCCTCCACCTCATTGCTGAACTCCACATTCAAATCCAACTTTCCCAAGTTTCCAGCACCCCTCCTTCTCGAACCACCCAACGCAGTCTTCTTACTAGACTCCACCCTTGCACCAGAAGGCATAGGAGAGGCAGCATTAACTTTGGCATTAGCATTGAATTTGGTATTAGCATTGACTTTGGCATTAGCATTGAATTTGGTATTAGCATTGACTTTGGCATTAGCATTAGATTTGGCACTAGAATTAGCTTTGACACTAGCAGTAGCAGTAGCACCAGCAGCTGTAACAGGATCACCTGAACCCACGTTCTCATGCCCTGTATGGACACCCCTCCTAGCTCTCCCCACAGTTTCCCTCCTTCTATCACCAGAATCTTTATTAACTCTAGTCTTCTTCCTCCCACTCCTCTTCACAACCCTCCAGTCTCCATCACCGGAATCGTCGTCACTGGGATCGGATAACTCGATAAACGCGGCGGCAGCCTCTTCATCATAGTAATCCCAGTTCCTCTTAGGCTTACTATAGGACGACCCCTTCAAAGGGCAAGGAAACAAAGGGGAAAACGGGTTCCAATTGGAGGATAACCCGTTCACGTCCTTCGAATCCCCAGAAAATCCCAACGGGAAAAAACCCCAACTGCAATAGGAACCGTCTTTCCCATTCAACGGCGGTGGCGACCGTATCACCACCGCATGAAACCCTCTTCGGCAACTCTGACACCTCAAGGTACACTCCTCGTACCCCTTTGGGTATTCATACAAAACGTAACAGTAAGGGCACGAGGTCCAGAAACTCGTTCCACCGTCGGTTTCGACGGTTCCGGTCTGCCGAGTCGACTCAGCGGACTCGGTACGGTTGGAGTTCGGCCGAGTCGTCTCAGCCGAATCATCCCTCGATCTAGGGTTTCGCCTGGGCGTGGGTTGGGGCTGTGCAGGAGGAAGAGGACGCGACGGGGCCTGCGGCGGCGGAGTTGTGAGCAGCCGGAGATCGGTGTCGTACATGGCTTTCTTGGCAGGATTAGAGAGTACGGACCAGGCGTCGTTGACGAGGGACAAGGCGTGGCTGGCGAAGGCGAAGAGGTTGCGGCTGGGATCGAGGAGATGAGCGAGGCGGCGATACTGGGAGGAGATGTGGTCCATGTTGGTGGTGTAGCGGAGGATTTGGAGGATCCCGTACCAGTCGCAGTGGTGGTCGTTGATTCGCGACTCTCCCGCCAGGAGCGTGTCGATCACCGTCAGGAGGTGCTCGGAGGCCTCATAAGTCGGGTCGGACTCGCGCGCGCGGATCGCGAAGGAGCGCGCCCCGTGCAGGTCCCTCGCGGTCAACAGCTTGTTCGCAGTGTACAGCCACCGCTCCGCCTCCGCTCGGTTTCCTCCACCGCTGCCGTCCATGGTGACTCTCACTCTTGGAAACGGACAAGAAAGGACACGGAGTTAGAGATTCAGGGTGTGGTGGGCGAGGGCAGTTTCGTCATATCATACGGTAATAACTGAAATCAAATGATATCACATCCACATGAATGCTCTTTGTTAGTGCTGAGCTGCGGCGGAGCCAatcaatgtttttattttaatccctttttatttatttattttttaaatttggcTTTGTTAGTTTTATTGTGCGCTTCATTCCATGGTAGTTACGATGCTCTCTCACTTTGATTTGGCAATAGCCAATGGCACACACATCAAGAGACTGTGTTGGTTAGGTGTTGAATTCGTATGCGGTAGCAGAAACAGAATCAATTGATTGGTTGATGTAATACTTGTTACCAAAACACAGAGAGCATATGATTGCTCCTGCAGACAAAGTCATCTTATATAGAGACAGCAGGAAATTATGTTTACCAGTATCTTAGAGTGTGGATAAAATAAGATTGCCCCATTTTCaccttttttacaactttacACTCCTTAGTTGTTTAAATTTCAGTGAAAAATCTtggtttctttaatttttttaaatatgaataaaaataatttttttttgtaattttagtatattttacctataacaatataaacaaacaaacttCCACCAAATTGACTTTTCTACCCCTCTTACTATTTTAACACATGTTTATATTGTTAGGTTTTTAAGTCCTTCTCTCATTGGTTTAGTCAGTTTATGATTATACCATCAACCAATTTTGGGACCAATGAAGGTGTAAAAAGATTTTTTTGGTTTCGTTGTCTTTTTACATTTCTCGCTCTTTCTTTTGTGGCTCGAACTCTGTTGGTCATTGATTGATGGATGGAAGTTTAGATAGTGcaacaaaagataatatttgagTCTTATACAAATTTCATTTCGCGTTTTTCATATATTGGTAGGTTGTTATGTTAGGTTCTGAGGTATTATACTTCTCTGAGTTTCTGATTTGTTCACTTGATTCTTAagtaagtttatatatatatatatatatatatatatatatatatatatatatatatatatatatatatatatatcaagttTACCTATGACAGGTAACAGTGGTAAAAGAGTCCCTTAACTCAATGTCTACATCTAAATAGTGATAAAAGAATCCCTTAACTTAATGTCTATCACTAATTGTAAATAGTGGTAAAAGAATCTCTTAACTTAATATCTATCATTAATTGTTTGTTGATGAGTTTGTTTTTATatggaaatgaaattaaaagagaattttgaggagataaaaaaaaggaaagcgTAAAGATATAGaaattaggataaaatatttgactaatattgaaaaaaaaacatactcaAATTATGATGAGAaagagagataaagaaaaagaaaaagaaaaacttagaAAGGAAAATTAGGGAAGACAAAGAAGTTAAAGAAAATGAgtggagagagagaaaaatattaaagaaaaagagttgagagagaaaaaattaaagaggagttaagagaaaaagaaattaaagaaaaaaggaatTCCGAGAAAATGAAATCAACCTAAAggagttgagagaaaaaaaaaggagttgagagaaaaagaaatcaaagaaaaagagttgagagaaaagaaatcaAAGTAAAAGagttaagagaaaaataaattaaggaaAGAGtcgagagaaaaagaaattcaagataaaattttagaagaaaaggaaaaggaaataaaaaaaaaaaaagaagtgaccaaaaaaaaaggaaggaaaTTATAATGATAAAGATTATGTGTTTTATgcaaatattattgttttgtcCATAATAACTTTTAGTTAGATGTTGCAACAATTATTTGGTCTTAATCAATTAATAGTGTGTGCATTGATTCTAATtctaaattgaaaaattaataaaatgatgaTATTTAATCCTAGTATTATGTTTCTCTTAGGAGAAGTATACTCATAACATTAGAGGATTAATGTACttgaaaaaggaagaaatggTAGGATATTGAGGGGTATTTTGagttttctttgtaatttttaccttttaattaaatataagaaataatgaTTCAtataataagaattaaataCAATGTTAATGGGTATTAAAAAGTACTTATTGAAAATTAATGTGGAATTTAGAGAGTCTTGCCTATTTCATCTTATAAAAAGGAAACACTTtgtaataaaatgatatatgtGTTTCACAAAAAGTGAGATTTCTCTTTGTGAGAACCTTTTGGAATTCTAAGTTAAAATaatccaatttttattttatcacgaCAACTTATGACAATCAACTCGATGACTTATCACTCACATTCTCACCTCTTTTAAGTATGGCGTTAATATACTTCTCCAAACTCAATATCATAATGTCCATCCCTAGTTTTTCATACTCTATATGTGAGTTGTATACTATCAGAGTTAGGATAATATCATCAAACCATACTTTAATATACTCTAACTCAAACACAACTATCACTTCCTCTTCTGAAGTCACTATACCTTCATCATTTACACAATTTATAcattacattttcattctcaacaataaataaacacatacttaaataaaaatctaaaacatgtTAATTCATGAAACTCAACTCATTAGCGCTGAATATTAATCCATTTCCACCCAACTCATGAAACTCCTTAAAACTTAAGTCCCAATTCATGCCCAACCGAAAAAGGCCAATAGGCTAATTTGGTGCATCATCATTCGACTCATCACAAGTTtaccaaaaatattttagttctCATACAAACACCTAGAACTCAACATTTCTACTGTTCAAACATACTAAATTGATTATCGCGACTATTTCACTCTCAACCAACAATTGTATTAGAGTTTCATCAAGTccaataaaaaactttaaacactattataaacaatattatGGCTACATGCAACAGAACACAAACtgactaaaaagaaaaaattgactTATACTTTCCATAAATCTAATCGGTTAGTTGTGTTTCATAAGGAAAGTTCGAATTTTCAAAGACATGAAAGATGGAGTcagaattaaaaaacaatacaaagaaagtgtttttgtATGGATAATGACTGCTCGACCACTCCTTATACCCTAcatatgccccccaagtccgagttaaccatTCGGTCTGAAGAAGGGTTAACTATAGAACTTATAACAAGCGTTAGGGTAAAGGCTGAGTATTGTAATCGTTTCGTCCGTTAAGAAGTGGATTATACATTGTTGGATGAGGATCTGACATTGTTAGATAATTATTTGCATTTCCCTCCTTTGAGGCAGTTGTAGAGTCTTGCGATAAAGATCGTGAGATGGAAAGTTATCCTATGACTCATATGAATTATGAGCGCGTCAATTACCTCTCATAAATGCAAAAGACATTCGAAATCACTTTGATTTCCTAACCGCCGCTTCTCCTGAAAGCATGCCAACAATTTCTTCATCCCCAAAGCTTTTCTCTCTGCAAACTTCAGGTAATCATGAACCTTACTGTGATTTTGTCTTCTTCATCTGAGCCCATGGGAGGAGAAGGGCAAGGCAGCGATGATGACGCATCAGTCACCGTAGCAATGACGTCATTCAGGGAAACCAGTAGCACATATTGGCAATAATGCCTTTGTTTACGGTAATGTTTATGATTGGGCTTCTTGTGATGTCAGTGAGTATAGTAGCTTATTTTCTAATAGGGTAGAATTAGAAAGATGGGTAGAGAATAACTGT contains:
- the LOC108324594 gene encoding uncharacterized protein LOC108324594, which codes for MDGSGGGNRAEAERWLYTANKLLTARDLHGARSFAIRARESDPTYEASEHLLTVIDTLLAGESRINDHHCDWYGILQILRYTTNMDHISSQYRRLAHLLDPSRNLFAFASHALSLVNDAWSVLSNPAKKAMYDTDLRLLTTPPPQAPSRPLPPAQPQPTPRRNPRSRDDSAETTRPNSNRTESAESTRQTGTVETDGGTSFWTSCPYCYVLYEYPKGYEECTLRCQSCRRGFHAVVIRSPPPLNGKDGSYCSWGFFPLGFSGDSKDVNGLSSNWNPFSPLFPCPLKGSSYSKPKRNWDYYDEEAAAAFIELSDPSDDDSGDGDWRVVKRSGRKKTRVNKDSGDRRRETVGRARRGVHTGHENVGSGDPVTAAGATATASVKANSSAKSNANAKVNANTKFNANAKVNANTKFNANAKVNAASPMPSGARVESSKKTALGGSRRRGAGNLGKLDLNVEFSNEVEEPSRGVRDREGNAAGHAEDNIEGIGFFEGLDEFLSSLPILNVVADDKVKGH